The Blochmannia endosymbiont of Camponotus sp. genome includes a window with the following:
- the rplK gene encoding 50S ribosomal protein L11: MVKKKVQAYIRLQISAGAANPSPPVGPALGQQGVNIMEFCKEFNAKTGKLETGLPIPVVITVYTDRSFSFITKTPPASILLKKAASIQSGSEKPNTINIGKVSRTQIYEIAKIKAVDMTGSNIESISRSIIGTAHSMGLKVED, from the coding sequence ATGGTTAAAAAAAAAGTACAAGCCTATATTAGGCTACAAATTTCCGCTGGAGCTGCTAATCCTAGTCCTCCTGTTGGACCCGCTTTAGGCCAACAAGGCGTTAATATTATGGAATTTTGCAAAGAATTTAATGCAAAAACTGGAAAACTCGAAACAGGACTACCGATTCCAGTCGTCATTACTGTTTATACCGATCGTTCTTTTTCATTTATTACTAAAACCCCTCCCGCTTCGATATTATTAAAAAAAGCTGCAAGTATTCAATCTGGATCCGAAAAACCAAATACAATAAATATTGGTAAAGTATCACGTACTCAAATTTATGAAATTGCAAAAATTAAAGCTGTTGATATGACAGGTTCTAATATAGAATCAATATCACGTTCTATCATAGGTACAGCTCATTCTATGGGGCTAAAAGTGGAAGATTAA
- the rplL gene encoding 50S ribosomal protein L7/L12: MSLTKEQILDAISNMSVMEIVKLTSMIEEKFGVSAASLATVEPNVSEPVVKEQTEFNVFLTAIGSNKIPVIKTVRSITGLGLKEAKELVESAPVILKESINKSDAETLKKTLETAGATVEIK; this comes from the coding sequence ATGTCTCTCACAAAAGAACAAATTTTAGATGCTATTTCCAATATGTCTGTTATGGAAATAGTTAAATTAACTTCCATGATAGAAGAAAAATTTGGAGTGTCTGCTGCTTCGTTAGCCACTGTTGAACCTAATGTATCAGAGCCAGTCGTAAAAGAACAAACTGAATTTAACGTTTTTTTAACTGCTATTGGTAGTAACAAAATTCCCGTCATTAAAACTGTACGCAGTATTACTGGGCTAGGACTAAAAGAAGCAAAAGAATTAGTAGAATCTGCACCCGTAATTTTAAAAGAATCAATAAATAAAAGTGATGCTGAAACTTTAAAAAAGACTTTAGAAACAGCAGGTGCAACTGTTGAAATTAAGTAA
- the fusA gene encoding elongation factor G, which yields MTRVTPIVRYRNIGISAHIDAGKTTTTERILFYTGVNHKIGEVHTGSATMDWMEQEQERGITITSAATTCFWSGMANQFDSHRINIIDTPGHVDFTIEVERSMRVLDGAVMIYCAVGGVQPQSETVWRQANKYKVPRIAFINKMDRVGADYLRVVEQLKTRLLANPVPIQLAVGSEEKFTGVIDLIKMKAIHWNEADQGVTFVYSKIPENLIELSDIWHKHLIESAVEESEELMDKYLSNRHQLTEQEIKQALRRRVLNNEIILVTCGSAFKNKGVQAMLDAVVEYLPSPSDVTSITGVLKDGSTQIKRHANDNEPFSALAFKIATDPFVGNLTFFRVYSGVVSSGDNVLNPIKEKRERFGRIVQMHANKREEIKAVHAGDIAAAIGLKDVDTGDTLCDPSSPIILERMEFPEPVISVMVEAKTKADQDKMSLALNRLAQEDPSFRVWIDKDSGQTIIAGMGELHLEILVERMRREFNVEANVGKPQVAYRETIRSSVTQEGKFIRQSGGRGQFGHVWLRIEPMHTKDEENYKFLNKIVGGAVPKEYIPAVDKGVQEQISNGILAGYPIVDICVTIFDGSYHEVDSSEIAFKIAGSIAFKEGFMKANPVLLEPIMHVEIETPEDYMGDVIADLNRRRGIISGLENSTIGGKIICAQVPLSDMFGYATSLRSQTQGRACYSMEFLKYNEVPNNIAQIIINSRQTK from the coding sequence ATGACTCGTGTAACACCGATTGTACGGTATCGTAATATTGGAATAAGCGCACATATTGACGCTGGAAAAACTACTACAACTGAACGAATTTTGTTTTATACAGGTGTAAATCATAAAATTGGAGAAGTACATACTGGTTCTGCAACTATGGACTGGATGGAACAAGAACAAGAACGAGGAATAACAATTACGTCTGCAGCTACTACATGTTTTTGGTCAGGTATGGCTAATCAATTCGACTCACACCGTATTAATATAATAGATACTCCAGGACATGTTGATTTTACCATTGAAGTAGAACGCTCTATGCGTGTACTTGACGGTGCAGTAATGATTTACTGTGCCGTAGGCGGAGTACAGCCTCAATCTGAAACTGTATGGCGTCAAGCAAATAAATATAAAGTGCCACGTATTGCGTTTATAAATAAAATGGATCGAGTAGGCGCGGATTATCTACGAGTTGTAGAACAATTAAAAACTAGATTGCTTGCTAATCCTGTACCTATTCAATTAGCTGTAGGTTCAGAAGAAAAATTTACTGGAGTTATCGATCTAATCAAAATGAAAGCGATTCATTGGAATGAAGCTGATCAAGGCGTCACTTTTGTTTACAGCAAAATACCTGAAAATTTAATAGAATTATCAGATATATGGCACAAGCATTTAATAGAATCTGCTGTTGAAGAATCTGAAGAGTTGATGGATAAATATTTGTCCAACAGACACCAATTAACAGAACAAGAAATTAAACAAGCATTACGTCGAAGAGTATTAAATAATGAAATTATACTAGTAACATGCGGATCTGCTTTTAAAAATAAAGGAGTACAAGCAATGTTAGATGCTGTTGTAGAATATTTACCATCTCCAAGCGACGTAACATCTATTACAGGTGTATTAAAAGACGGATCTACTCAAATTAAACGCCATGCTAATGATAATGAACCGTTTTCAGCTTTAGCATTTAAAATAGCTACCGATCCATTTGTAGGAAACTTAACTTTTTTTCGAGTATACTCAGGCGTAGTAAGTTCTGGAGATAATGTATTAAACCCTATAAAAGAAAAACGTGAACGATTCGGTCGCATTGTACAAATGCATGCAAATAAAAGAGAAGAAATTAAAGCTGTTCATGCAGGAGATATTGCTGCAGCTATTGGTCTAAAAGATGTCGATACTGGAGATACCTTGTGTGACCCATCCTCACCAATTATTCTTGAACGTATGGAATTTCCAGAACCAGTTATTTCTGTAATGGTCGAAGCTAAAACTAAAGCAGATCAAGATAAAATGAGTTTAGCTTTAAATCGTCTAGCTCAAGAAGATCCATCGTTTCGTGTATGGATTGATAAAGACTCTGGTCAAACTATTATTGCCGGAATGGGTGAGTTGCATTTAGAAATTCTTGTAGAACGTATGAGAAGAGAATTTAATGTTGAAGCTAACGTAGGAAAACCTCAAGTTGCATACCGTGAAACCATCCGTAGTAGTGTAACACAAGAAGGTAAATTTATTCGCCAATCAGGAGGTAGAGGTCAATTCGGTCATGTTTGGTTGCGTATCGAACCTATGCATACAAAAGACGAAGAAAATTATAAATTTTTAAATAAAATTGTAGGAGGTGCTGTACCTAAAGAATATATACCTGCTGTAGATAAAGGCGTACAAGAACAAATAAGCAATGGCATTCTTGCAGGATATCCAATTGTAGATATTTGTGTAACTATTTTTGATGGTTCTTATCACGAAGTTGACTCTTCAGAAATAGCATTTAAAATAGCAGGGTCTATAGCATTTAAAGAAGGATTTATGAAAGCCAATCCTGTATTGTTAGAACCTATTATGCATGTAGAAATTGAAACACCCGAAGATTATATGGGAGATGTTATTGCAGATTTAAATCGTCGCCGAGGTATAATTAGTGGTTTAGAAAATTCTACAATTGGTGGGAAGATAATTTGCGCCCAAGTTCCTTTATCAGACATGTTTGGTTATGCTACTAGTTTACGTTCACAAACTCAAGGGCGCGCTTGTTATTCTATGGAATTTTTAAAATATAATGAAGTACCTAACAATATTGCTCAAATTATTATCAATTCTCGTCAAACTAAATAA
- the rpsL gene encoding 30S ribosomal protein S12, giving the protein MTTVNQLVRNARTAKTFKSNVPALESCPQKRGVCIRVYTTTPKKPNSALRKVCRVRLTNGLEVTSYIGGEGHNLQEHASILIRGGRVKDLPGVRYHVIRGALDCAGVNSRKKSRSKYGTKKPK; this is encoded by the coding sequence ATGACAACAGTTAATCAACTCGTTCGTAACGCACGAACTGCAAAAACTTTTAAAAGTAATGTGCCAGCATTAGAATCTTGTCCACAAAAAAGAGGAGTATGTATCCGCGTATACACTACTACTCCAAAAAAACCAAATTCTGCATTACGAAAAGTATGTCGTGTGCGTTTAACTAATGGATTAGAAGTGACTTCCTATATTGGAGGGGAAGGTCACAATTTACAGGAACATGCTTCAATTTTAATTAGAGGTGGGCGTGTTAAAGATCTACCAGGTGTCCGATATCATGTCATTCGTGGAGCTCTTGACTGCGCAGGAGTTAACTCCCGTAAGAAAAGTCGTTCTAAATATGGAACAAAAAAACCAAAATAA
- the rplJ gene encoding 50S ribosomal protein L10, translating to MALSLQKKEAIVCKIHETAKKSLSAVVASLDGVTVNEVTNLRKEARDLAVCVHVVRNTLMRKVIKNTSFSCLQDILTGQNIIAFSVHQPRDSARVFVKFNKSHKHFKIKGAAFEGKFIPALKINLLSDLPNHEEAISRLMTIMKTSSTGNLIRVLYVLSNQKIKL from the coding sequence ATGGCATTAAGCCTGCAAAAAAAAGAAGCAATTGTTTGTAAAATACACGAAACAGCTAAAAAATCTTTGTCAGCAGTAGTAGCTTCTCTAGATGGTGTTACTGTAAATGAAGTAACCAATTTACGAAAAGAAGCGCGTGATCTTGCAGTCTGCGTACATGTTGTTCGTAATACGTTAATGCGGAAAGTAATAAAGAATACGTCTTTTTCATGTTTGCAAGATATTTTAACTGGACAAAACATTATCGCGTTTTCTGTACATCAACCTCGTGATTCTGCGCGTGTTTTCGTAAAATTTAATAAAAGTCATAAGCATTTTAAAATAAAGGGTGCGGCTTTTGAAGGTAAATTTATTCCCGCATTGAAAATTAATCTATTATCTGATTTACCCAATCATGAAGAAGCTATTTCCAGATTAATGACAATTATGAAAACAAGTAGTACGGGAAATTTAATACGAGTCTTATACGTATTATCTAATCAAAAAATCAAATTATAA
- the tuf gene encoding elongation factor Tu has translation MSKEKFKRIKPHINVGTIGHVDHGKTTLTAAITTILSKHYGGCARAFDQIDNAPEEKARGITINTSHVEYDTAHRHYAHVDCPGHADYVKNMITGAAQMDGAILVVAATDGPMPQTREHILLARQVGVPHIIVFMNKCDMVDDEELLELVEMEMRELLSQYDFPGDNTPIIRGSALKALEEEEIWSNKILELADVLDNYIPEPKRSVDQPFLLPIEDVFSISGRGTVVTGRIERGVIKVGEEMEIVGIKNTIKTTCTGVEMFRKLLDEGRAGENVGILLRGTKRDEVERGQVLSKPGYIKPHSHFESEVYILNKDEGGRHTPFFKGYRPQFYFRTTDVTGTIELPEGVEMVMPGDNIKMIVNLISPIAMNDGLRFAIREGGRTIGAGIVSKIIS, from the coding sequence GTGTCCAAAGAAAAATTTAAACGCATAAAACCACATATTAATGTAGGAACCATTGGTCATGTAGACCACGGGAAAACTACTCTAACCGCCGCTATAACTACTATTTTATCTAAACATTATGGCGGATGTGCACGTGCTTTCGATCAAATTGATAATGCTCCGGAAGAAAAAGCACGAGGAATTACCATAAATACTTCCCATGTTGAGTATGATACTGCACATCGACATTACGCACATGTAGATTGCCCTGGTCATGCTGATTATGTAAAAAACATGATTACTGGGGCTGCACAAATGGATGGAGCAATATTAGTAGTAGCTGCCACTGATGGACCTATGCCACAAACTCGTGAGCATATTTTATTAGCCAGGCAAGTGGGAGTTCCTCACATAATTGTATTTATGAATAAATGCGATATGGTTGATGATGAAGAATTATTAGAATTAGTTGAAATGGAAATGCGAGAATTACTATCCCAATATGACTTTCCAGGAGATAATACACCAATTATTCGTGGTTCTGCTTTAAAAGCATTAGAGGAAGAAGAAATATGGTCTAATAAAATTTTAGAATTAGCAGATGTATTAGACAATTATATTCCAGAGCCCAAACGATCTGTAGACCAACCATTTTTATTACCCATTGAAGATGTTTTTTCTATTTCTGGCCGAGGTACAGTCGTAACGGGCCGTATTGAACGTGGTGTTATAAAAGTAGGAGAAGAAATGGAAATTGTCGGTATAAAAAATACTATAAAAACCACATGCACTGGAGTAGAAATGTTCAGAAAGTTATTAGACGAAGGACGTGCTGGAGAAAATGTTGGTATTTTGTTACGTGGCACTAAACGTGATGAAGTAGAACGTGGTCAGGTATTATCTAAGCCTGGATATATCAAACCTCATTCTCATTTTGAATCAGAAGTATATATTCTTAATAAAGATGAAGGAGGAAGACACACGCCATTTTTTAAAGGTTATCGTCCTCAGTTTTATTTTCGTACCACAGATGTCACTGGCACCATTGAATTACCAGAAGGAGTAGAGATGGTAATGCCTGGAGACAATATTAAAATGATTGTTAATTTAATTTCTCCAATAGCTATGAATGATGGCCTTCGATTCGCTATTAGAGAAGGCGGCCGTACCATAGGGGCTGGAATTGTATCTAAAATTATATCTTAA
- the rplA gene encoding 50S ribosomal protein L1 gives MGKLSKRMRITQNYADTSIQYSAIDGLQLLKKITKVKFIESVDVAINLGIDARKSDQNVRSHVILPHGIGRDIHIAVFTQGDNILLAKNAGADLVGLNDLSDKIKTGKYRLDVVIASPDVMHIVSKLGPILGPKGLMPNLKMGTISNNIEESVKNIKLGQIRYKNDKNGIIHSTIGKINFDVIKLKENLEALIVSLKQAKPVMFKGTYIKKITLSTTMSKSISIDQNTLYITH, from the coding sequence ATGGGTAAATTAAGCAAAAGAATGCGTATAACGCAAAATTACGCAGATACATCTATACAATATTCTGCAATTGATGGATTGCAATTATTAAAAAAAATTACAAAAGTTAAATTTATTGAAAGTGTTGATGTCGCTATTAATCTAGGAATTGATGCACGTAAATCTGATCAAAACGTACGCAGCCATGTAATTTTGCCACATGGTATTGGTCGTGATATTCATATTGCTGTTTTTACACAAGGAGATAATATTTTATTAGCTAAAAATGCTGGGGCTGATTTAGTTGGACTAAATGATTTGTCTGATAAAATAAAAACAGGAAAATACCGACTAGATGTAGTTATCGCATCTCCTGATGTAATGCATATAGTAAGTAAATTGGGCCCCATTTTAGGACCTAAAGGTTTAATGCCAAATCTTAAAATGGGCACTATATCTAATAATATAGAAGAATCAGTTAAAAATATTAAACTAGGGCAGATACGTTACAAAAATGACAAAAATGGCATTATTCATTCTACCATTGGTAAAATTAATTTTGATGTCATAAAACTAAAGGAAAATTTAGAAGCATTAATAGTATCTTTAAAACAAGCTAAACCAGTTATGTTTAAAGGAACATATATTAAAAAGATAACCCTTTCTACCACTATGAGTAAATCTATATCTATTGATCAAAATACTCTGTATATTACACATTGA
- the nusG gene encoding transcription termination/antitermination protein NusG, with product MTDILKKHWYVIQAFSGFENRVAHSLREYIKLHNMDTMFGEIMIPTEEVVEMRAGQRRKSERKFFPGYVLVQMIMNDSSWHLVKSVPRVMGFVGGTCDKPAPIGDKEVNDIIHRLQQIGDKPRPKTLFEPGELIRVSDGPFSDFNAVVEEVDYEKNRLKVSVSIFGRATPVELDFSQVEKS from the coding sequence ATGACTGATATTTTAAAAAAACATTGGTATGTTATTCAAGCGTTTTCTGGGTTTGAAAATCGTGTAGCTCATTCTTTACGTGAGTACATTAAACTACACAATATGGACACAATGTTTGGTGAAATCATGATCCCAACAGAAGAGGTAGTAGAAATGCGAGCTGGACAACGTAGAAAAAGCGAACGTAAATTTTTTCCTGGTTACGTATTAGTACAAATGATAATGAATGATTCTAGTTGGCATTTAGTAAAAAGTGTTCCACGTGTTATGGGTTTCGTTGGAGGGACATGCGATAAGCCTGCTCCTATTGGGGATAAAGAAGTTAATGACATTATTCATCGACTACAGCAAATAGGAGATAAACCCCGTCCCAAAACATTATTTGAACCTGGAGAACTTATCCGAGTTAGCGATGGCCCTTTTTCTGATTTTAATGCTGTAGTAGAAGAAGTAGATTATGAAAAAAATCGCTTAAAAGTATCAGTTTCTATCTTTGGACGAGCTACTCCGGTAGAATTAGATTTTTCTCAAGTTGAAAAATCTTAA
- the secE gene encoding preprotein translocase subunit SecE: protein MHIENKNKKNTYILEVTKWISIIGLVSTSIIGNYLYRDYNAFVRGAVIFIIITAVTYIASTTKIGKLIVIFGNDSRTELRKVVWPTYRDGFNTTLIVIGVTIVISLLLWGLDTILVHLISFSLRL, encoded by the coding sequence ATGCATATAGAAAATAAAAATAAAAAAAATACGTATATATTAGAAGTAACTAAATGGATTAGTATTATAGGATTAGTATCCACGTCTATCATTGGAAACTACTTATACCGTGATTATAATGCTTTCGTGAGAGGCGCAGTAATTTTTATTATCATTACTGCTGTTACGTACATTGCTTCAACCACTAAAATAGGAAAACTAATAGTTATATTTGGAAATGATTCACGCACTGAATTACGAAAAGTAGTGTGGCCTACTTACCGAGATGGATTCAATACTACCTTAATTGTAATAGGAGTGACTATAGTCATATCATTATTATTATGGGGATTAGATACTATTTTAGTCCATCTGATATCATTTAGTCTGAGGTTATAA
- the rpsG gene encoding 30S ribosomal protein S7 encodes MPRRRVVIKRNILPDPKFGSDLLAKFINLLMLNGKKSIAETIVYSSLDILFKRSNKDCLETFEIAINNVRPIVEVKSRRVGGSTYQVPVEVRLVRRNTLAMRWIIEAARKRNDNSMELRLANEFLDAIEGKGHAVKKREEIHRIAESNKAFAHYRW; translated from the coding sequence ATGCCACGCCGTCGCGTCGTTATAAAACGAAATATTCTCCCGGATCCAAAATTTGGATCCGATCTATTAGCAAAATTTATCAATCTATTAATGTTAAACGGGAAAAAATCTATTGCAGAAACAATAGTATATTCCTCGTTAGATATTCTATTCAAACGATCAAATAAAGATTGTTTAGAAACATTCGAAATAGCTATAAATAATGTACGTCCAATTGTAGAAGTAAAATCTAGACGTGTTGGAGGTTCTACTTATCAAGTACCAGTAGAAGTTCGTCTTGTACGTAGAAATACTCTAGCAATGAGGTGGATTATTGAAGCTGCTCGCAAAAGAAATGATAACTCTATGGAGTTACGTTTAGCAAATGAATTTTTAGATGCTATAGAAGGCAAAGGACATGCTGTTAAAAAACGTGAAGAAATACATCGTATCGCAGAATCCAATAAGGCTTTTGCTCATTATCGTTGGTAA